In one window of Gouania willdenowi chromosome 8, fGouWil2.1, whole genome shotgun sequence DNA:
- the LOC114467964 gene encoding uncharacterized protein LOC114467964 has product MENMSIVCMVLLLAPSLASAVQTLKTLNDLHQMYLGKYVPKHTAVLLYWFTNTVDIDNNHNIWLTFDPNSGEYGSHHYGNYERLLDPLPLGHVRYQYYTVGNINHRATEELPHYVVDTRDEYNEGNINRIIFRVIQSNLGRQRIDQVYITQHYRGSERSNAYDPQYTFQVHVNLLRQIREFSSVRNQMNSLRNFRDRLEIDANDFQLRDISNIWGDVAGLGLFLFIVFCENYSYKRKKQPRPAAPKRTQPDYVVNIPERGNNHVNIGQFCSIAVEDHNNGIILKVTVNTCGKAKIIWKNIPLVYLREKVMVVLYKNDNDDEVLAKHCIGNKKSGTYETSISVSDGFQVRLHAVVTKCFFWSSRGRELQRGPEFESPKPVDISNYNAKLQLFVEDGKACARIYVKKTFYEWMSEFEKSWVGFYSSAHKATGSYEWWQWQWVRKFKQNVSLENSSYSVYEYRSSMTAAPGVQIRFILQGEEDEASTPSWEEVF; this is encoded by the coding sequence ATGGAGAACATGTCGATCGTTTGCATGGTTTTGCTTCTTGCACCGTCCTTGGCCTCAGCTGTACAAACACTGAAAACCCTAAATGACCTCCATCAAATGTACCTTGGTAAATATGTGCCCAAGCACACTGCTGTGCTACTCTACTGGTTTACCAATACAGTTGACATTGACAACAACCACAACATATGGTTGACCTTTGATCCAAATAGTGGTGAATACGGCTCCCATCACTATGGCAACTATGAGAGACTGTTGGATCCGTTGCCTTTGGGACACGTCAGATACCAGTATTACACCGTTGGGAATATCAACCATAGAGCAACAGAAGAGCTTCCACATTATGTGGTCGACACAAGGGATGAGTACAATGAAGGCAACATTAACCGGATCATATTCAGAGTCATCCAGTCAAATTTGGGAAGACAGAGGATCGATCAAGTCTATATTACGCAGCATTATCGAGGCTCTGAGCGCAGCAATGCCTATGATCCACAGTATACGTTTCAGGTCCATGTGAATCTTTTAAGACAAATTCGAGAGTTTTCAAGCGTCAGAAATCAAATGAATTCACTGAGAAACTTCAGAGACCGCTTAGAAATTGATGCCAACGATTTTCAGCTGAGGGATATCAGCAACATTTGGGGTGACGTTGCCGGTCTGGGACTATTtctctttattgtattttgtgaaAATTACTCCTACAAACGAAAGAAGCAACCGCGACCTGCAGCGCCTAAGAGAACGCAACCCGATTATGTGGTCAACATCCCAGAAAGAGGAAACAACCATGTCAATATAGGTCAATTCTGTTCCATAGCTGTTGAGGACCACAATAATGGAATCATTCTCAAAGTGACAGTAAACACATGTGGCAAAGCTAAAATTATTTGGAAAAACATTCCTCTGGTTTACCTTCGAGAAAAGGTGATGGTAGTGCTTTACAAGAATGACAATGATGATGAAGTCCTGGCAAAGCACTGTATTGGAAACAAAAAATCAGGCACATATGAAACATCAATCTCTGTGAGCGATGGCTTTCAGGTTCGCCTGCATGCAGTTGTAACAAAATGCTTCTTCTGGTCATCAAGGGGGAGGGAGCTCCAAAGAGGTCCTGAGTTTGAGAGTCCCAAACCAGTTGACATTTCAAACTACAACGCAAAACTGCAGCTCTTTGTAGAAGACGGAAAGGCCTGTGCTCGCATATATGTAAAGAAGACTTTCTATGAATGGATGTCTGAGTTTGAGAAGTCTTGGGTTGGCTTCTACAGCTCTGCTCATAAGGCCACTGGCAGTTATGAATGGTGGCAATGGCAATGGGTAAGAAAATTTAAGCAAAATGTTAGTCTGGAGAATTCAAGCTATAGTGTTTACGAGTACCGTTCAAGTATGACTGCTGCTCCTGGAGTTCAAATACGTTTTATTCTGCAAGGGGAAGAAGATGAGGCAAGCACCCCTTCCTGGGAggaagttttttaa